A genomic segment from Polyangium mundeleinium encodes:
- a CDS encoding ABC transporter ATP-binding protein, with the protein MSDAAPPPVLHAEDARITIDDVVAIDRLTVRARGERVLCTGEAEALFAALTTVPLRSRAPSHDDAAMPGEASLAAGTLHVAGLDVATRAHLDAAGIAPLDPPLPKGTTAHDYVTWSARLAGFSPRAARDLAASALERVGLSAFLRRTVETLERPPRRALVLAHALVADPAVLVLEAPLAGLDGPGATFVMNALARATDGRGAILSAERLDPGTPEGDLARGATDVLVFAGGALVLEGAPETLFAGVRVYGVTIRKNPGPFREELLARGIEVTGGPLRMSVRLSPDASTKDIVAAASKARAPLVEMFPIVG; encoded by the coding sequence GTGAGCGACGCTGCGCCTCCGCCCGTCCTTCACGCCGAGGACGCTCGCATCACGATCGACGACGTCGTCGCGATCGATCGCCTCACGGTCCGCGCGCGCGGCGAGCGGGTCCTCTGCACCGGCGAGGCCGAGGCGCTCTTCGCGGCGCTCACAACCGTCCCGCTCCGCTCGCGCGCGCCCTCGCACGACGACGCGGCCATGCCGGGCGAAGCCTCGCTCGCCGCGGGCACCTTGCACGTCGCCGGCCTCGACGTCGCCACGCGCGCGCACCTCGACGCGGCGGGCATTGCTCCGCTCGACCCGCCCTTGCCCAAGGGCACGACCGCGCACGACTACGTCACCTGGAGCGCGCGCCTCGCCGGTTTCTCTCCCCGCGCGGCGCGTGACCTCGCTGCCTCTGCGCTCGAACGTGTGGGCCTCTCGGCCTTCCTTCGCCGCACCGTCGAGACCCTCGAACGCCCGCCGCGCCGCGCGCTCGTCCTTGCGCACGCCCTCGTCGCCGACCCTGCGGTCCTCGTCCTCGAAGCGCCGCTCGCGGGCCTCGACGGCCCGGGGGCCACATTCGTCATGAACGCTCTTGCTCGCGCGACCGATGGCCGCGGCGCGATTCTTTCGGCCGAGCGCCTCGATCCGGGCACGCCGGAGGGCGACCTCGCGCGCGGGGCCACCGACGTCCTCGTCTTCGCGGGCGGCGCGCTCGTGCTCGAAGGTGCGCCCGAGACGCTTTTTGCCGGCGTCCGCGTGTATGGCGTCACGATCCGCAAGAACCCCGGACCTTTCCGTGAGGAATTGCTGGCGCGCGGGATCGAGGTCACGGGTGGGCCATTGCGGATGAGCGTACGGCTTTCCCCGGATGCTTCGACGAAGGACATCGTCGCGGCGGCGAGCAAGGCGCGGGCGCCGCTCGTGGAGATGTTCCCGATCGTGGGCTAA